The window GTTGTGCCAGTTGTGGTTCGGCCAGGCTGATTTTCAGTACAAACAGAAAAGGCAGTACAAAAAACAGCGCCAGCCAGAACCAGGGCGCGCCAACAATCAGACCCTTACCCGGCACCAGCGCACGGATACGGTTGTTTAATTGCAGCAGCCAGCCGTTCATTGAGTCAGCACCCCACAGCTGTAAGCGTTCCAGTTGAGCGCGACTTCCTGTCCCCAGGTCAGTGGTTGTTCGGCCAGAGCCAGAACGTTTGACTGGGTGAACTGCACACGCTTACCGCTTGGCAGTTCAACGTGGTAAATGGACACGTCACCGAGGTAAGCAATTTCCTGAATAATGCCGTGAATGCTGTTCGGGTCGTCGCCGTGATGATCGCGCACGGCGATTTTTTCCGGACGGATAGCCACGGTCACTTCCATGCCCGGATTCAGCGGCTGGCTGTGATGCACCAGCAGATCGCTGCCGGCTTCTTCCGAATGAATCAGCACCATGTCATTTTCATGGGACACCACATGGCCGTTAAACAGGTTAACCGAGCCGATAAAGCTGGCGGCATAACGGGTGGCCGGAAATTCGTACATACGTCGCGGCGCGTCGACCTGTTCGATACGGCCATCGTGCATCAGGGCGATACGCGATGACATGGTCATGGCTTCTTCCTGATCGTGGGTCACGATAATAAAGGTGATGCCCAGACGTTCCTGAATATTCACCAGCTCGAACTGGGTGTGTTCGCGCAGTTTTTTATCCAGTGCGCCCAGCGGTTCGTCGAGCAGCAGAATCTTTGGCTGTTTGGCCAGAGCACGTGCCAGTGCCACACGCTGACGCTGACCACCGGATAACTGATGCGGTTTGCGTGTTGCCAGTTTTTCGATCTGTACCAGCGACATCACCTCGGCCACGCGTTCGCGGATCAGGGCCGACGGCATACGTTCCTGTTTCAGGCCAAAGGCGATGTTCTGCGCCACATTCATATGCGGGAACAGCGCATAACTCTGAAACATCATATTGATCGGACGCAGATACGGCGGCACATCGGTCACGTCCTGACCGTCGATATAAATGCGGCCGGAGGTCGGGGTTTCAAAACCACCGAGCATACGCAGCAGGGTGGTTTTACCGCAGCCAGAGGCACCCAGCAGCGAGAAAAATTCGCCACGGTGAATATTCAGACTGATTTCATCAACGGCGTAGGTAGAACCAAAGGTCTTGGTTACCTTGTCGATGCGGACAATAGGCTCTTCTTCAGGCGCAGCCCAGGGCTGCTCAGAGGATGCTGGACGAATCTGTGTCATCTCGTTCCGGACGCTCCAGTGAAACGGTTAATAGGTTTGCCGATAAATGAAAAAACCCCGCAACCAACGTTGCGAGGTTCTGGTCGGCGTAATCCGGTGAACAGCGAATTATTTACCGGTTTTCGCCCGCGTCCACATACGGGACATATTACGTGCTTCTTTATCGGTCGGCGTTTTCAGCACGACCAGTTTTTCCTGGGTAGCAGCCGGCGGATAAATGCCCGGGTTGTTACGCACTTCGGCATCAACCAGCGGAGTGGCTTTAGCGTTGGCGTTGGCATAAGCCACGTAGTTGGAAATCGGTGCAATCACTTCCGGCTGCAGCAGGTAGTTGATGAACTTATGTGCGGCAGCCGGGTTTGGTGCATCCACCGGAATGACAGCAACGTCGGTCCATACCACAGCGCCTTCGCTTGGTACGATGTATTCAACGTTGACGCCGTTGGCTGCTTCGGCAGCGCGGGCCTGAGCCTGCAGCATATCGCCGGAGTAACCGTGGGCCACACAGATATCGCCGTTGGCCATATCGTTAATGGTCTGTGAGCTGTGGAAGTAACGGATGTTGGCGCGCACTCCGGCGATTACATCGGCCGCTTCCTGAATGGCTTTCTTGCTGAAGTCGTCGGTTGGTTTGCCCAGGTAAGCGCGGGCCGCAACGAATACTTCAGTCGGGTCGTCCATCAGGGCAACGCCACAGGCTGACAGCTTCTTGCTGATTTCCGGGTCGAAGACCAGCTTCCAGCTGTCCAGTGGCATATCGTCGCCGAGGATCGCTTTTACTTTGTCGACGTTATAAGCCAGACCGGTAGTACCCCACATATAAGGCACCAGATACTGGTTGCCCGGGTCGATATCGCTCAGGGATTTCAGGATGACTTTATCCAGATTGTCGTAGTTGCTCAGCTTGCTCTTGTCATAAGGCTGATACAGCTTGGCGCGGATCAGACGGTCGGCAAACGGGCGCGCGGTCGGGAAGGCCAGATCATAGCCGCTGCGGCCAGCCAGCAGTTTGGCTTCCAGAACTTCGTTGGAGTCGTATACGTCATAGGTCACCTTGATACCGGACGCCTTTTCAAAATTGGCGATGGTGTCTTCGGCGATATAATCAGACCAGTTATAAATATGCAGTTCTTCCTGAGCAGATGCAGTAACAGCAGTTGCCATCAGTGCGGCTGTCATGGAACCAATACCCAATAAACGCATTTTCATTAAGCCAGTTCTCCAGCTCCGTTCCCCGTGAGGGAAGCCAATAAAACAGATAAACCTTCGGCGGTTTATCCGGTCTCATAAGAAATTCAGGGGTATCTTAATGCCACCTGCAGGCCCGGGCCTGAGGTAAGAGTACGCCATTTCTTAGTGCCAGTTTGCATAGACAGATCGCCATATTCGTCGCCCTGCTGCTGCGCGCCATAATGGCAATATTCCGCAAAAAATACAGACAATAGATTGGATTGTCACGATTAATATCTCTTGTTTAAAGGATGGCTGCTTTATGCCTGCCAACAGCGGCGAAAACCCGCACCGCAGCTGCAACCGCAGGCCCTGCAGCGGTTGCAGCTGAGGCACCATAAATGCCGGCCCGGGCGCCGCGATCTGGCGCTTAACTGTCCTCATTGTTATTTATGATGAAGTCAGTCTGATCGGGCTGTCGTGTTGTGGGATGTGTCGGAGGATGTGAGATGTCGCGTTGTCGTCATCTTAGCTGTTCAGAATGACAGCTTCGCAGGCCAGCGGCCTGCAGATCATGGCGCGTTAACAAGCGCTCTTCTTGTCGTTAATGATGGGGTTACCTATGTGGTTAATCCTGTAGTTTAGGTTGTCGTTAGGCGTGTAAACAGTGGCCTGTTATCATGCCGCCAACGATAAAAAGTGAAGGTTTTGATGGTGTCCCGTAACGGTAAAAAGACGTCCCGTTCCCCCTCTGCCAAGCGTTCCGCTTCCCGACAATCATCCGCACAGAAGAAAGGCTGGCCGCGCTGGCTGGTGTGGCTGCTGCGCCTGATGCTGGTGGGACTGGTGCTGACGCTGGCCGGGCTGGTGTATCTGGATGCTCAGGTGCGGGCCAAATTCGATGGTAATAAATGGACATTGCCTGCCAAGGTATTCGCCCGGCCATTATCCGTATATCCGGGGCTGCTGCTCAGTCCGGAGCAATTAAAAGCCGAACTGGAATGGGCCGATTACCGTGAGCAGGCCGGGGCGGTACGTCCGGGCAGCTATTACCGC of the Thalassolituus hydrocarboniclasticus genome contains:
- a CDS encoding ABC transporter ATP-binding protein, producing the protein MTQIRPASSEQPWAAPEEEPIVRIDKVTKTFGSTYAVDEISLNIHRGEFFSLLGASGCGKTTLLRMLGGFETPTSGRIYIDGQDVTDVPPYLRPINMMFQSYALFPHMNVAQNIAFGLKQERMPSALIRERVAEVMSLVQIEKLATRKPHQLSGGQRQRVALARALAKQPKILLLDEPLGALDKKLREHTQFELVNIQERLGITFIIVTHDQEEAMTMSSRIALMHDGRIEQVDAPRRMYEFPATRYAASFIGSVNLFNGHVVSHENDMVLIHSEEAGSDLLVHHSQPLNPGMEVTVAIRPEKIAVRDHHGDDPNSIHGIIQEIAYLGDVSIYHVELPSGKRVQFTQSNVLALAEQPLTWGQEVALNWNAYSCGVLTQ
- a CDS encoding polyamine ABC transporter substrate-binding protein; protein product: MRLLGIGSMTAALMATAVTASAQEELHIYNWSDYIAEDTIANFEKASGIKVTYDVYDSNEVLEAKLLAGRSGYDLAFPTARPFADRLIRAKLYQPYDKSKLSNYDNLDKVILKSLSDIDPGNQYLVPYMWGTTGLAYNVDKVKAILGDDMPLDSWKLVFDPEISKKLSACGVALMDDPTEVFVAARAYLGKPTDDFSKKAIQEAADVIAGVRANIRYFHSSQTINDMANGDICVAHGYSGDMLQAQARAAEAANGVNVEYIVPSEGAVVWTDVAVIPVDAPNPAAAHKFINYLLQPEVIAPISNYVAYANANAKATPLVDAEVRNNPGIYPPAATQEKLVVLKTPTDKEARNMSRMWTRAKTGK